A stretch of Bombina bombina isolate aBomBom1 chromosome 2, aBomBom1.pri, whole genome shotgun sequence DNA encodes these proteins:
- the LOC128649396 gene encoding perilipin-2 isoform X1: protein MSVAVEHQQQNVVVRLVNLPLVSSTYDMVSSAYVNTKDNHPYLKSVCDVAEKSVKTITSVAITSAMPIIQKLEPQIAIANNYACIGLDKIEEKLPILYQPSNKIVSNASDAVTGAKETVIQSITGVVDKTKEAVHESVEMTKAVVNGSINTVLGSGVVRMVSSGVDTALSKSETLLNEYLPPTDEELAIEATNTEGFEADTQKPNYYVRLGSLSSKARKRAYQQALVRVKDAKCRSQEAISQLNHTVDLIEYARKNVNNANQKIHDAQEKLYNSWADWRKSTGQSEGEAESAEHIESRTLSLARNLSQQLQTTCLSLVSSVQGLPQNVQDKAVRVSAMAGEIYQNFRTASSFGEVSDSFLTTSKGQIKKMKDSMDDVMDYLVNNTPLNWLVPDFSITDLSSETNDAPDFAAVEEEEMQDYSRLNGRIQCRQTE, encoded by the exons ATGTCAGTGGCTGTGGAGCATCAGCAGCAG AATGTGGTGGTTAGACTCGTTAACCTGCCCTTGGTGAGCTCCACCTATGACATGGTGTCTTCTGCCTATGTGAACACAAAAGACAACCATCCATACTTGAAGTCCGTGTGTGATGTTGCTGAGAAAAGTGTAAAGACTATTACATCTGTAGCCATCACCAGTGCTATGCCAATCATCCAGAAATTGGAGCCACAAA ttgccATTGCCAACAACTATGCCTGCATCGGACTGGATAAAATTGAAGAAAAGCTTCCAATTCTCTATCAGCCTAGCAACAAG ATTGTGTCCAATGCATCTGATGCAGTTACCGGAGCCAAGGAGACCGTCATTCAAAGTATTACAGGTGTAGTGGATAAGACAAAAGAAGCTGTCCATGAAAGTGTTGAAATGACCAAAGCAGTTGTGAATGGCAGTATAAATACTGTCTTGGGAAGCGGTGTAGTGCGTATGGTGAGCAGTGGAGTTGACACTGCACTTTCAAAATCTGAGACTTTATTGAATGAATACCTACCACCAACTGATGAAGAATTGG CCATTGAAGCAACAAATACTGAAGGATTTGAAGCAGACACTCAGAAGCCCAACTACTATGTCAGACTAGGGTCCCTCTCCTCAAAGGCTCGTAAGCGTGCTTATCAGCAAGCTTTAGTTCGGGTCAAAGATGCCAAATGCAGAAGCCAGGAAGCAATTTCTCAGTTAAATCATACAGTTGATCTG ATTGAATATGCCAGGAAGAATGTGAATAATGCCAACCAAAAGATTCATGATGCACAAGAGAAGCTCTACAACTCATGGGCTGATTGGAGGAAGAGCACAGGCCAATCTGAGGGTGAAGCTGAAAGTGCTGAG CATATTGAGTCACGAACTCTCTCCCTTGCCCGGAACCTGAGTCAGCAACTTCAGACCACGTGCCTTTCCCTGGTGTCCAGTGTGCAAGGCCTGCCTCAAAATGTTCAAGACAAAGCTGTGCGTGTCAgtgccatggctggagaaatataccaaaatttccGTACTGCCTCCTCCTTCGGAGAGGTATCAGACAGCTTCCTAACTACCAGCAAAGGGCAAATCAAAAAAATGAAGGACTCAATGGATGATGTAATGGATTATCTGGTCAACAACACACCACTAAACTGGCTG GTGCCTGATTTCAGCATAACAGATCTGTCATCAGAAACTAATGATGCTCCAGATTTTGCTGCTGTGGAAGAGGAAGAAATGCAAGATTATTCTCGCCTCAATGGTCGTATTCAGTGTCGGCAAACAGAGTAA
- the LOC128649396 gene encoding perilipin-2 isoform X2, with protein sequence MSVAVEHQQQNVVVRLVNLPLVSSTYDMVSSAYVNTKDNHPYLKSVCDVAEKSVKTITSVAITSAMPIIQKLEPQIAIANNYACIGLDKIEEKLPILYQPSNKIVSNASDAVTGAKETVIQSITGVVDKTKEAVHESVEMTKAVVNGSINTVLGSGVVRMVSSGVDTALSKSETLLNEYLPPTDEELAIEATNTEGFEADTQKPNYYVRLGSLSSKARKRAYQQALVRVKDAKCRSQEAISQLNHTVDLIEYARKNVNNANQKIHDAQEKLYNSWADWRKSTGQSEGEAESAEHIESRTLSLARNLSQQLQTTCLSLVSSVQGLPQNVQDKAVRVSAMAGEIYQNFRTASSFGEVSDSFLTTSKGQIKKMKDSMDDVMDYLVNNTPLNWLVGPFYPQLAGSPHEKKCDGAEATSQQE encoded by the exons ATGTCAGTGGCTGTGGAGCATCAGCAGCAG AATGTGGTGGTTAGACTCGTTAACCTGCCCTTGGTGAGCTCCACCTATGACATGGTGTCTTCTGCCTATGTGAACACAAAAGACAACCATCCATACTTGAAGTCCGTGTGTGATGTTGCTGAGAAAAGTGTAAAGACTATTACATCTGTAGCCATCACCAGTGCTATGCCAATCATCCAGAAATTGGAGCCACAAA ttgccATTGCCAACAACTATGCCTGCATCGGACTGGATAAAATTGAAGAAAAGCTTCCAATTCTCTATCAGCCTAGCAACAAG ATTGTGTCCAATGCATCTGATGCAGTTACCGGAGCCAAGGAGACCGTCATTCAAAGTATTACAGGTGTAGTGGATAAGACAAAAGAAGCTGTCCATGAAAGTGTTGAAATGACCAAAGCAGTTGTGAATGGCAGTATAAATACTGTCTTGGGAAGCGGTGTAGTGCGTATGGTGAGCAGTGGAGTTGACACTGCACTTTCAAAATCTGAGACTTTATTGAATGAATACCTACCACCAACTGATGAAGAATTGG CCATTGAAGCAACAAATACTGAAGGATTTGAAGCAGACACTCAGAAGCCCAACTACTATGTCAGACTAGGGTCCCTCTCCTCAAAGGCTCGTAAGCGTGCTTATCAGCAAGCTTTAGTTCGGGTCAAAGATGCCAAATGCAGAAGCCAGGAAGCAATTTCTCAGTTAAATCATACAGTTGATCTG ATTGAATATGCCAGGAAGAATGTGAATAATGCCAACCAAAAGATTCATGATGCACAAGAGAAGCTCTACAACTCATGGGCTGATTGGAGGAAGAGCACAGGCCAATCTGAGGGTGAAGCTGAAAGTGCTGAG CATATTGAGTCACGAACTCTCTCCCTTGCCCGGAACCTGAGTCAGCAACTTCAGACCACGTGCCTTTCCCTGGTGTCCAGTGTGCAAGGCCTGCCTCAAAATGTTCAAGACAAAGCTGTGCGTGTCAgtgccatggctggagaaatataccaaaatttccGTACTGCCTCCTCCTTCGGAGAGGTATCAGACAGCTTCCTAACTACCAGCAAAGGGCAAATCAAAAAAATGAAGGACTCAATGGATGATGTAATGGATTATCTGGTCAACAACACACCACTAAACTGGCTGGTAGGTCCTTTTTACCCCCAGCTGGCTGGGTCTCCGCATGAGAAAAAATGTGATGGGGCAGAGGCAACCAGCCAACAGGAATGA